Part of the Spea bombifrons isolate aSpeBom1 chromosome 3, aSpeBom1.2.pri, whole genome shotgun sequence genome, GTATTCTTTGCAGATGCCCTTTGCTGGCAGGTAAAGCAAACTACTTCTAGTGATTTATCACAATAAGACTACAAGGGACCTGACTCTCCTTCACGTACTTAGCTTGAGAAAAATTAACAAGTGGGCAGCGATCTTGTCCACAGTCTCCGTTTGCTGCTCGGCCTCAGGACACTTGTGTGCTTCTTATATCAATAGAGATTTTCGAAAGCAAATATGTGTTGCGTATTTTGTTCCTAGTAATAGTTATACCGGTAATGCTGTATTATCAGGGACCATAATCCTTTTTTATTCTATGTATTTCTGAAGCTCAGATCCTCTGAGGTCTGCATTGACAGCAGCCTCGCTCTGTATTGATCAAGGCACAACCAACAGATATATTAAGGGGACAGTATAACGACCCGGGTAGCCTTACAAACCGAATGCATGCGCTCACTTtataagtactttaataagcattctttaaaaatgagAAATACGGTACTTACCTTAGGAAGAAGCTGACTCTACTCTGTGGGGCCAAGATTTCTGCCACTGATCGGCTGCTTCAAATCGCTAATTAGTGGCAATAAATTTCTCCAATTGAATTGTATGGCCCATCTAGTCCGTCCAATTTCTGAATACTTTCagtagtccctggccttatctagGATGGACTTAAGCCTATACCATGCACGCTTAAACTCATTCACTGTGTTAActtctaccgcttctgctggaaggctagcCCATGCACTCGCCAACCTCTTACTAAAGTAATATGttgtgatattactgtatttacTTGGATATAAGACTCTGAAAAGACTCAtcatatattcaaggtcgtcttacaATCAGCGGCTGCCGAGCAGAaggatcccccacagcgctgcaggggacctggatcctcctgtctgacAGCAGGTTAACGTCTGCGGGCAACCTCTGCTTCTGCCAGAGACCCTCTGGTGAACTTTCACAACTTGGTTATTTTTTGACAGAACAGGTCGCCATCTTGCTAGTGGCAAAGTCTCTCGCAGTGGCAGTAGGTAGGTAGGGGTAGGTGGCTatggaggcatttcagcgacaccatcgAAGTTTAGGAGTTGATTGTTGAAGCGAAGAAAGTAAGcatagatcgctttctaagcctgtttaatgaaatgatgtGCCATTGGACGTTAAGGAGTTAACTATACTTGTCTCCTTTATCGTGTTGAttccatttatgtatttaaatgtttctatcatatcccccctgtcacgtctttctttcAAGCTATACACACCAAGAACCTTTTAAACCTTTCCTAGTAAGTCTGATCCTGTAATCCAggttagtagcccttctctgaactttctccaacgtatctatatccttctggagatccggtctccagtactgtacacaatactccaagtgaggtctcaccagtgatctgtacagcggcatgagcacttccctctttctactgctaatacctctcgctatacaaccaagcattctgctcgcattacctgctgctctactgcattgtctacctacctttaaatcctcagaaataattacccctaaatccctttcctcgcacGTTGAAGTTAGGACAgcatcaaatattctatactctgcccgtGTTTTACGCTCTAGGTGCATTACTTTGAAATGCTAAATTTTTGTCTTTTACTATTTTGGCCGCTTCTGCGGAGTACCACAGCGTTTTCTTCGTTTCTTTGCACTTACTGACAATCGTAATACAGTTTGCATTCAGTAATTCAGCTTTTCTCCTGGACTCCGTTTGAACGGCTCTAGTCTGATAATTACTCCTTTGCATgcattctaatttatttttttctaaaatctcAAACTTTTGTTTGGAATCCAGCGCAGGCTCTGCTGAACGCTGCATGCCGGGGTCTTTTAGCAAAGTCTCCCCGTTGCTTTGAATAGGAGTAcatttctgccactgattggctgcttaagatgtcaatcagtgacaggatcATGCTAGCACTGATTTCTCTGAGAGCTTAAGCTCTTCGTAGAGGAAGGAaggttattttttgttgttggaagaatgtatattacaaACGGTTAGcgttactcacagagtacttcaATATGCACTCTTATATAGTAGGGGTGtcggggacattaaactgtcccttttaaagACAATGCAATTTGGAATtggcaattaaaaatatatatatgaaatatatatttttcttttaggtaACAAGGTCTGCAAGCCTAGTGTTCTTTCTATGTTCCAACTAAACTCTTATCATAATGAGAGACCTGCCTTCGTGTGAAGATGGGGTGGCTTCTCAACTGAAAGGAcatcaattttattaaagatcTGGGATACAAGGTACTTTTTGCAATAAATATCGCATGAAAACGGTtatttgtatttctgttttaatgCTAGTAGCGCAGCATGATTTCACGAGGTTTGTTGTCTTAAGTGCTTGGAAAATGTTGCACATAATTCAGTGTATGCGGTCTGTCTAAATTCATTGGCAAGTGGCACTATTAACCAAAGAATTTGTATGATTAATTTGCCTGCATTTACCTTCACGCGCTAAACGTATGATAAAGCAAAGTATGTTTTCTACGCAGAAGACATGGATGATGATGACGACTCCGGACTTTTTGATTTTATCGGGTGAGTTTTAAGCTATTGTAGTATGTACGGTTTTCCTAATTGCGTTGTGATAATACCATAAAGTTATGAATTAATGGTTGGGTATactatcaataaataataacaatgtgttaattacaataatatattgTTCTTTAATTGATTCAGTTTACAAATATAGGAAAGGACACTGATACAatatatgaattaatgaatgttATGGTGTTCAGTCTATTCTATAACCCCTGAAGCTAGCACATGAGGCAAACTAGTGGCAGTTTGTGGGTTCCCTGGGTTTTGGGGTTTATAGTAAGatcttattattgtatataatacaattataatgGAAGAAATGTGCAGCCGCCCAAAGCCTTACTAAATTGTTGGAAAGGATAGGCAAAAAGAGTGAAGTTGgaggaaggaaaaaagaaaggctGATGTGCTGGAGGGAGGGTTACTGAGAAGATGGGGGCCAAGGAATTGGGAGCCTAGAGGTTGGGGCACTTGGTGTACTGGGGCGCCCCTGATTTTAAAGGCCATCTTGTATACTGGTTTTCTTATGTGGAAATATCCCAAAACTAAAAGCATGTCTTCTCTATAGAAGTGACCCACAAGCATTGAATTTCTACCTACATGGACCTGGCAGTAAatcggtaagtttttttttttttgtgctactGCTTCTCTTCCAATGAACCTTCTGTTGTTTTGCTCTCCTGCTTTCTTTTGCATTTGAGTTAATTATATtgttaatgtacattttacaCGCCATAGTTACGAACATGTTGATTTGTCCAGTATTCGCACTTATTGTCATATGATACCTGATGTGCCATGAGTAAAAAATGCTTAGCATGTAGTTAACCGGTATATGAAGATCTGAATATTTATACCCATCATTCGGTTTGGATCCCTTAATGcagtttcattttattatttgcgCCTTGCGTATTATAATTGCTGTACCGTGTGCCTCAAGTAAATGATTATTCTATACTTTCCAGGCCAACAATGAATTAACCAGCCCAAGTTTCCCTTCATCTAACTCAAATTCCATATTTGCCAATGCCAGTGTGAGTATCAATCCACGGcgtttattttatagtttttgttggatttttaaaaaaacaatttccagCATGTCTTGTTACTTCTACAAGGAGTAAGAAAGAAGAAGTTAAAATACATGACTAGTGGTGTTACTATCAGCTTCTAGGGTTTACTAATAATGCAAACCTCTAATATATTGTATGCCTTTTCTGACAAGATCTTTGGTACACATTGCCGAATCTCACATattctaaacatatttattaatgcagaTTATACAGAGATAGTTTTTAGGAATTTTATGGATTAGATTcagttattttttatctttttaatcaTAAAACTACTATggaatatatagattttaacttttttatttaacctaCTATTCTTATTATCTCTTAATTATATAGCGATTCTATAAGAATTTACACAGTGCCTCTTACAGTACATTCATTCAAAAGTTATAACAAAACTTGAATTGACAAACTAAGATGAAAAAGAAGTAAAGAGGGCCCTTgcttgcaagtttacaatctagagagaaTGGAGTATAGGAAAACATAAGATATTGAGAGAGAGTGGCAGAGAACGCCTTATTTGAAAGCGGGAAGTGTATCAGTAGGATGGAAGTTCTAGCTGAATGGGTTGTACGTTTCACTGAAAAAAGtggattttaagtttttttcttgaatattgaGAGGAAGGGTAAAAGCTGGAGGTTAGGTAAGTTCCAGAGGTATGGGGCTGCACGAGTTAAGTCTTGTATGTGTTAAAaggaagaggtaatgatggaggaggaggagagcgtTATCTCACGGGGAGAGCGTAAAGTTTGTCATGGGGAGCCTTTTTATGAGGGCAAATATGTATGGGGAAGCATTGTATATTGGTCTGAGGATATTGAATTTAATCCTTGATGCAATAAGCAGCCAAAGGAttcacaaagctggaagcagaAGTACAGCATTTTTGTAAGGGAGAGCTACAATAGCAGCTTCCGATCCACTTAACTAGATAGAAAGATGttaataaaaaagcatttatgTCTATTGATTGTATGCAATTGTACACCATGACAACATAAGTTTCAAAACAGCAAACTTCATTGTATTTCAATTAATTTTTGGgggcttaaaaaataatttgggtGTATTTTAAACGCACTAATATTTTATGTGCTCTAATCCCTTAGCATGCTGATCCCAAATCGTCCATCAAAATTGTACACAATCAAATGGGGGAAACCTCCACCGATGGATTACAAATGTCAGATAGCCTTCAGTTCCTTCAAGAAGAACTTGAGTCTTCCTCTATGCCTGATCTCAATGAAGACATTCTGCAAAAATCACTAGACGAGGCCAATATTACAGAGCAGATTCTGGCAGAGGAGGCATATTTGGATGCCAGTATAGGCTCTGGCCAACAGTTTTCAAACGTTCCACTTCATCCACTTTCATCAGCATCCTTCACTCAGACAACAAACGTCCAAAATTACTCAGGTCAATCATTACATTCAGTAGGAGTGACCCATGTGCCAGTTGTACAGCAACAAGTGGGAACATCATTTCAAAGCAATACAGTGGGTGTACCGCACGGATTTATGCAACACGGGATTGTTCCTAACCAGCATGTATCTAACAGTAACCATAGTAGTTCCGGCCACATTCGTCTAATTAGCTCTATTAATAACCAAGCTCCAGTGATGACTATTAATAACTTGGATGGTTCTCAGATTATACTGAAAGGTGGACAGCAGGCATCTTCAAATGCCAGCGGAGGACTGATGGGCCATCGGCAAACTCTCAACGGCAATACGGTGTTTGGAAGACCAAATCAAAGCCCAGGAGGACAACAAGTTACTGTACCGTTCAACAGCGGTAGCTTCCAGACATCCCTACCTGTCCATAACATTATTATCCACAGAGGATCGGCACCAAATGCTAACAAATCTCAAGTTAACATTCAACCAAAGCCTATTCAGGTTGGACAGCAGGCTGCTtataatgttaataattatGGGATACAGCAACATCATGTACACCAAGGGGTTTCTTTTACCCATGGAAACCCTCCTCAGAGTTCAGTTTGCCAGCCAGTGGATTCTCATCAGCCAGACTCTCGAAAATCAGGCGGCCAGCAGCTAGGCGGCAGCATTGTGATCCAGTCTGCCATTGAGCAATCACACGGCCATTCAAACCAGTTCCTTATTCCTGCTGGCCTTTCTGTAAGTCCTGGTTCGGTCCAGCACATTCAGAACATGAACAATCCGCTTATTCAGACGCAGCTGTCCCACCTCAGTGGCCATCAGCTAGCGGCAGATCACTTAATGCAGAAGAGAAATGCAGCCGCCATGGTTAAACATTGTCAAACATACTCTGGGCAAATGCTAAACTGCCAAGGTACATCTGTGCAGCTTATTCCTGGCCAGACATTCACAGGACCCGGAGGACAGGTCATTTTAAACCACGGACAAATGTCGCCTACGGTTTTACAGTTGTCTCCAGGCCAAGTAAATAACGCTCAAGGTAGATCAGCTTATCAGACTGGCTCCAGCATGCCTGCCCCCAACCGTTTCACAGTTGTAGGTTCTGGGACAGTTCTTCATAACGTTGGATCATCATTCCAGACTTCTCCAGGTGGCGAACCTTGTATCGGCGACCAACAACAGCGCAGAATCCATACTGCAATGAGTCAGTCTCATGTTTCCAGCGCAAAATCTACCAGCATTTTCAGCAACGCTGCAGGCACTGAGAAGACTCACCTCTGCAGCCAGGTATGAAATATTAAgcgctaaagaaaaaaaatacaaaagtaggatcaattgtgttgtgtgtgttcaTGTATGTTTATAATTCAGTGAttgtacagaatatatatatatatatacttattttgttttaatcctCTGGTGACAGAAGAAAGTTATGAACCTTTCGCCAGTTTCCACCATGAAAACCCAGGATAGCCTGAGACAACCCCACATGCCAAGTATGATGAATAATGCATCAGGTAAGAAGTACACAAAACtgctttaatttaaaatgttaatacaatTTCAGAGTATGCACAAAAGTCACTTAAAGGCACATCCATACATTGTACCACCCGGATGTACTAATAATGTATGGATTACAGGTTATTCTGTGTTTAAATTTGTACCTCTGTGGCATTTAGGCGATGgcataaaatattacaaatatgacTGCCGGTACATGAGTCCACGCATTAACACGCACAAGTGCATATGTTACGTGACAGAACGGAGCGCTACCGTACAGCCCATTCAACAAATATTACTGATGTCATAGTAAAATCAGGGTATTGATTACACATTCACAGACAGctattcacaaatatattaatttggtaataaaaaaatgaagaagtCACTGCAGATGAGTGTAGCTAAGGTGCTGAGAGCAGTAAAAGGCAGGAGTGGACGGTTCGTAGTGAGCTGCAGTAATCCAAACACGATATCATACGGGAATGAGTTAGTGTTCTATGTGATGAAAGGACAAATTTGAGAGATATTTCAAGGCTGCAGAATTTGATGAAGAGATATGAGGGGTGATGGAGGGTGGTGTAAAGTGTAATGGGAAGTAGCAAGCTCGGTCTGATGGATTGAGGAGTTCTCAACAGAGATGGAGATACCAGAAATTGTGAATAGAACCAGAATCTCAGTCTGTATATtagagggatatatatatatagcgggaTATCTTCCAGGATGCCATTTCATAGAAACCTTTGGAAAGATAAGTTAGAAGCAAGACCTGGAGAAGTGAAGTAAATGAGCACAGTCAGAATTGAGATGGCACTGCAATCACAATAAGTGATTGGTTTTTGAAGTAGTGTATGTAGGGAAGAGCGGCCCCAGAACTCAGCCTAGGCATTTACCAACAGAGAACAGCAAGGAAGATGAACAAGAGCCAGTGAGCAGTGAGGAGATCTTTAACCAGTTTGGTGAGAGTTGTCTCTGCTTGTAGACTGAGGCTACCTTGAAAAGCATCAAGCAGTGAgctgaagaaaaagaaagcgaGTCAGATGACTGTAGGTTAAATGTCCCAGTAGTTTGATGGCCGGGACGGTAATTAGATGGAAATGTGTCAGTGGAAAAGGGTTAAGTAGATGGTTCAGTGTAGGTGTAAGGACACTAGAATAGGAGATGTAAGAGAATAAGGTCAAGTGGGCAGGTAGTGAGGTGGGAGCTAAAGAGGACATCCAAGATGGACAGCAGAGATGTATAAACTGAGAATAATTTTTTGCGTACATAATCTTTGTAGGTGGTGGGTCTGCTT contains:
- the BICRAL gene encoding BRD4-interacting chromatin-remodeling complex-associated protein-like translates to MDDDDDSGLFDFIGSDPQALNFYLHGPGSKSANNELTSPSFPSSNSNSIFANASHADPKSSIKIVHNQMGETSTDGLQMSDSLQFLQEELESSSMPDLNEDILQKSLDEANITEQILAEEAYLDASIGSGQQFSNVPLHPLSSASFTQTTNVQNYSGQSLHSVGVTHVPVVQQQVGTSFQSNTVGVPHGFMQHGIVPNQHVSNSNHSSSGHIRLISSINNQAPVMTINNLDGSQIILKGGQQASSNASGGLMGHRQTLNGNTVFGRPNQSPGGQQVTVPFNSGSFQTSLPVHNIIIHRGSAPNANKSQVNIQPKPIQVGQQAAYNVNNYGIQQHHVHQGVSFTHGNPPQSSVCQPVDSHQPDSRKSGGQQLGGSIVIQSAIEQSHGHSNQFLIPAGLSVSPGSVQHIQNMNNPLIQTQLSHLSGHQLAADHLMQKRNAAAMVKHCQTYSGQMLNCQGTSVQLIPGQTFTGPGGQVILNHGQMSPTVLQLSPGQVNNAQGRSAYQTGSSMPAPNRFTVVGSGTVLHNVGSSFQTSPGGEPCIGDQQQRRIHTAMSQSHVSSAKSTSIFSNAAGTEKTHLCSQKKVMNLSPVSTMKTQDSLRQPHMPSMMNNASGPNSGNKTPLASAQQECLIGSSLQNMEADGIAAGLRRPAVRQLSKETLTLQHLQKDQEACVMPDKSTFKSLDDAVKRLIPYHLFKGSLPTDDDLQKVDNEFEAMATHLLKKTQAMFNKYRLLLLDDAMRLDPSAEMVMLDRMFNQDERAALTREKRMSLVDPDGFLTEFCCTSKFQEEFSNANLSRNDDMADASETVDIPKDQTDLTVSRNSDTSRVVPDKCAASQKFSVHREGLNKDDQKKTGCFPRKQQSSLDTQKSESHAKSSECPSELDMNCKSSKDTQHIAKPQIPTATLRSKQETADVKHHQEMSPGPSRKRQVELMNIPGSPCKRFKGQNESLKATVKDSLELKLGEKHLRKENTGSSSEKYSPAESEEHCADKAVSDARGGPMETDSVLEAAVNSILEC